In Candidatus Babeliales bacterium, the following proteins share a genomic window:
- a CDS encoding pyridoxamine 5'-phosphate oxidase family protein, with protein MAKHVGVKLPEDLIKVMKKGTVATLATFSEKGLPHTTPIQCVYPKGLESILMTIHKDHTGYHNMVWQKKVMLCFLDEGNVAYSILGRAGVVRAPSLVHPLMNVVRIDIIDIKSDRSTLTRVESGVRWSYTSWEAEELSRGLVQELKELSETL; from the coding sequence ATGGCTAAACACGTTGGTGTTAAACTTCCCGAAGATTTAATTAAGGTTATGAAAAAAGGCACCGTTGCGACACTTGCAACTTTTTCTGAAAAAGGATTGCCACATACAACGCCAATTCAATGCGTTTATCCTAAAGGATTAGAAAGTATTTTGATGACCATTCACAAAGATCATACTGGTTATCATAATATGGTCTGGCAAAAAAAAGTGATGCTTTGTTTTCTTGACGAAGGGAACGTGGCCTACAGTATTCTTGGCCGCGCGGGAGTAGTTCGAGCACCATCGTTGGTACATCCTCTTATGAACGTTGTTCGTATCGACATTATTGATATTAAAAGTGACCGCTCAACATTGACGCGTGTGGAAAGTGGAGTACGCTGGAGCTATACTTCATGGGAAGCGGAAGAACTTTCGCGTGGGTTGGTCCAAGAATTGAAAGAGTTATCTGAAACGTTGTAA
- the ligD gene encoding non-homologous end-joining DNA ligase produces MAKKIHAMNAHIGTLDDLKNKDFIFEPKLDGIRALCYVNKECDFISRNDIDLSPRFPELLSIRKNIQAQECILDGEIVAYDKKGVPHFSALQKGGRPTYVVFDILMKNGKSLVHLPLIERKKILNQTIIENARLEKTFFTHDGPKLWKEMVKKKMEGVMAKDPQAPYHPGLRSRVWLKIKLLNTIDCVIVGFTTSKRAISSLALGLYDTDQHLYYIGKVGTGFNEEDIEELENKLTPLKIDKRPTENAPVIPGKKIYWVKPRTVCEVTFLQFTSIRYLRASVFIRLRTDKKPKQCTFRSQTLIKK; encoded by the coding sequence ATGGCAAAAAAAATTCATGCAATGAACGCACACATTGGTACGCTTGACGATTTGAAAAATAAAGATTTTATTTTTGAGCCCAAACTAGATGGCATTCGCGCGCTTTGCTATGTAAATAAAGAATGTGATTTCATATCGCGCAACGATATTGATTTATCGCCGCGATTTCCAGAGCTGCTGAGCATTCGAAAAAACATTCAAGCGCAAGAATGCATCTTGGATGGTGAAATTGTCGCCTACGATAAAAAAGGAGTTCCCCATTTTTCAGCACTCCAAAAAGGGGGCAGGCCGACGTACGTCGTTTTTGATATTCTCATGAAAAACGGAAAATCGCTCGTTCATTTGCCGTTGATTGAACGTAAAAAAATCTTAAATCAAACGATTATTGAAAATGCGCGGCTGGAAAAAACTTTTTTTACCCATGATGGCCCCAAGCTTTGGAAAGAAATGGTTAAAAAAAAGATGGAAGGCGTGATGGCAAAAGATCCGCAAGCTCCTTATCATCCCGGGCTTCGCTCTCGCGTATGGCTCAAAATTAAATTACTCAACACGATCGATTGTGTGATCGTCGGATTTACAACATCAAAGCGTGCAATATCTTCGCTCGCTCTTGGGCTTTATGATACGGATCAGCACCTTTATTATATTGGAAAAGTGGGCACTGGATTTAATGAAGAAGATATTGAAGAACTCGAGAATAAACTAACGCCGCTCAAAATTGATAAGCGACCAACGGAAAATGCTCCGGTAATTCCTGGAAAAAAAATTTATTGGGTAAAACCTCGCACAGTATGCGAGGTTACCTTCTTACAATTTACTTCGATCAGATATTTGCGAGCATCAGTATTTATTCGATTGCGAACCGATAAGAAACCAAAACAATGCACATTCAGATCGCAAACATTAATAAAAAAATAA
- a CDS encoding Ku protein: MRRVSSWKGSLSFGLVQFNIELYSAIASHSLGFNLLHAKCHTPIANKRMCPKCNKEVAWSDLVKGLKLEDGSYFIITKENLEKLKPEKTDSIRILEFVDASAIDPIYLDQHYYMLPQKQTDRAFFLFGLALQETDRVAIGQFVMRDKEYVCAIQPHGNILLATTLNYDYEIKELKETATLKIPKFEKAELNLAEQLINKLTVKKFSMSRFKDTFAQELKKKIAQAAKGKKLEKIKKVKEKKAKPEKEHSLMQALRKSIKTRIPTRASEQRPVARAKSRA, translated from the coding sequence ATGAGAAGAGTATCAAGCTGGAAAGGATCGCTATCGTTCGGCCTTGTTCAATTTAATATTGAGCTTTATTCGGCGATCGCCTCGCATTCACTCGGTTTTAATTTACTACACGCAAAGTGCCATACACCGATTGCAAATAAACGAATGTGCCCCAAATGTAATAAAGAAGTGGCATGGTCCGATTTAGTGAAGGGATTAAAGTTAGAAGACGGCTCCTATTTTATTATCACCAAAGAAAATCTGGAAAAATTGAAACCAGAAAAAACAGATTCGATTCGCATTCTAGAATTTGTAGACGCTTCTGCCATTGATCCTATTTATCTTGATCAGCATTATTATATGCTTCCGCAAAAACAAACAGACCGTGCATTTTTTTTATTCGGGCTAGCGCTGCAAGAAACTGATCGCGTGGCCATTGGCCAATTTGTGATGCGTGATAAAGAATATGTATGCGCAATACAGCCGCATGGAAATATTCTCCTTGCCACGACGCTTAACTATGATTACGAAATTAAAGAGCTTAAAGAGACTGCTACGCTCAAAATCCCTAAATTTGAAAAAGCGGAACTCAATCTAGCGGAACAACTTATCAATAAACTCACCGTAAAGAAATTTTCGATGAGCCGTTTTAAAGATACGTTCGCACAAGAACTCAAAAAGAAAATTGCGCAAGCGGCTAAAGGCAAAAAACTTGAAAAGATAAAAAAAGTTAAAGAAAAAAAAGCAAAACCTGAAAAAGAACATTCTCTTATGCAAGCACTGCGCAAAAGTATTAAAACACGAATTCCTACGCGTGCATCTGAGCAGCGGCCAGTTGCTCGTGCAAAATCGCGAGCCTAA
- a CDS encoding class I SAM-dependent methyltransferase, translated as MKKMILPIFLGVLHSSLTAAHFSAKSIEEVKKFWDRRPCNLKHSKKPIGTREYFDEVEKRKYFVEPHIPGFAEFAMWRGKRVLEIGCGLGTEAINFARNGADLTIVELSPESLELAKKRFELYGLSARFILGNAQELDQILHGEKYDLIWSFGVIHHSPQPEKIVKACNSLLKDDGELRMMVYSKISYKLFHFMRETGMWDFGDGALDELIAMYSEAQTGCPVTYSYTFEGARRLFGDFEILEMKKDHIFPWKIEKYIKYEYEKEDCFKNVSDELFKELEAELGWHLMIRAKKKNS; from the coding sequence ATGAAAAAAATGATACTGCCTATTTTTCTAGGAGTGCTTCATAGTTCATTAACAGCCGCTCATTTTTCGGCAAAGTCGATTGAAGAGGTTAAAAAATTTTGGGATCGGCGGCCATGCAATCTTAAACATTCGAAAAAACCCATCGGTACTCGCGAATATTTTGATGAAGTAGAAAAAAGAAAATATTTCGTGGAGCCGCATATTCCTGGATTTGCAGAATTTGCAATGTGGCGGGGCAAGCGAGTACTGGAAATAGGATGCGGATTGGGAACTGAGGCGATTAATTTTGCACGGAATGGTGCAGATCTTACGATTGTTGAGCTATCTCCAGAAAGTCTTGAGCTGGCAAAAAAGAGATTTGAGTTATATGGATTATCTGCACGTTTTATTTTAGGCAACGCGCAAGAGCTGGATCAAATTTTGCATGGTGAAAAGTATGATTTAATTTGGTCATTTGGCGTGATCCATCATTCTCCGCAACCAGAAAAAATCGTAAAAGCGTGCAATTCATTACTGAAAGATGATGGTGAACTCAGAATGATGGTTTACTCAAAAATAAGTTATAAGCTTTTTCACTTCATGCGAGAAACAGGCATGTGGGATTTTGGCGATGGCGCGCTTGATGAATTAATTGCGATGTATTCTGAAGCGCAAACTGGATGCCCGGTTACCTATTCTTATACGTTTGAAGGCGCCCGCAGATTATTTGGTGATTTTGAAATTCTTGAAATGAAAAAAGATCATATTTTTCCATGGAAGATAGAAAAATATATTAAGTATGAATATGAAAAAGAAGATTGTTTTAAGAACGTATCTGACGAATTATTTAAGGAACTTGAAGCAGAACTTGGATGGCATTTGATGATTCGTGCAAAAAAGAAAAATAGTTAA